In Halobaculum magnesiiphilum, the following proteins share a genomic window:
- a CDS encoding chemotaxis protein CheD, translated as MSPTGSPNAGTPSAQPALDRSAPRRKVGLSDAAVATDGAVLVTSGLGSCLGVALHDPNVGVGGLLHAMLPASDGRPGAPEKFVVDGIDATVAAMVDAGADPDGLRAKTAGAAGMIEFETGGADGSVGDRNVAAAEAALRDRGIPVVGTDTGGARGRSLRFDTATGALHVSYAGGETVVL; from the coding sequence GTGAGCCCGACCGGCTCGCCGAACGCGGGGACGCCGTCCGCGCAGCCGGCGCTCGATCGGTCCGCTCCGCGCCGGAAGGTCGGGCTCTCGGACGCGGCGGTGGCGACCGACGGCGCGGTGTTGGTCACCAGCGGGCTCGGGTCCTGCCTCGGGGTCGCGCTGCACGACCCGAACGTCGGCGTCGGCGGCCTCCTCCACGCGATGCTTCCGGCGTCCGACGGGCGCCCGGGCGCCCCCGAGAAGTTCGTCGTCGACGGCATCGACGCGACCGTCGCCGCGATGGTCGACGCCGGCGCCGACCCCGACGGACTCCGCGCGAAAACCGCCGGCGCGGCCGGGATGATCGAGTTCGAGACCGGCGGCGCCGACGGATCGGTCGGCGACCGAAACGTCGCGGCCGCGGAGGCGGCACTGCGCGACCGCGGGATCCCCGTCGTCGGGACGGACACCGGCGGCGCCCGCGGCCGGTCGCTCCGGTTCGACACGGCCACGGGCGCGCTGCACGTCTCCTACGCCGGCGGCGAGACGGTCGTGTTGTAA
- a CDS encoding FlaD/FlaE family flagellar protein: MGLLTALPGAGVGGIPGADATLLVSFGLLGASLLDRFRDGDDGPGDVDDGGDDLLGGDDGAFGGDGGGDDDDLGDLGGMDDWDDDDPFGGEDGGGDDGVAELEKRVDDLENEVASLSSTVNTVRSENEEISGKVEDMGEDVRSLLDIYEMVTRGINPFVDDVQGGGDLGGEGDFGLFDDAGGDGGDDEEDLDEDLASADAEGFFDEDLAGDGMDDLDEMDEGDDLDGMDDEDDLGDMEGMDEADGFDDDLDGFGDDDADDTDSDTMATDNGGGKSFSELKDEYESGDADWDEGEAPDDGEGDALDALDAEPESNGHDEAGDLGMGGEEEPEPDPDPAPESTAGPTDPSRRGEGVDENGGFEFVEEDDLSDEPDKPYLTSLPGDYVGDLMVMEWLEFLVEESTTTDAVRAVNYYERVEWIDEEVADQLKGFLSGFGDIDRNLMDRPGTDHLDLDHHTRSLKYIMQLTDATAESVVIDRWPQLSGGMHGPQR, encoded by the coding sequence ATGGGTCTCCTCACCGCGCTACCGGGAGCAGGGGTCGGCGGGATCCCAGGGGCCGACGCGACACTCCTCGTCTCGTTCGGGCTTCTGGGGGCCAGCCTGCTCGATCGCTTCCGCGACGGCGACGACGGGCCCGGGGACGTCGACGACGGCGGCGACGATCTGCTCGGCGGCGACGACGGCGCCTTCGGCGGCGACGGCGGCGGCGACGACGACGACCTCGGTGACCTCGGCGGCATGGACGACTGGGACGACGACGACCCCTTCGGGGGCGAGGACGGCGGCGGCGACGACGGCGTCGCCGAACTGGAGAAACGCGTCGACGACCTCGAAAACGAGGTCGCGAGCCTCTCCTCGACCGTCAACACGGTTCGCTCGGAGAACGAGGAGATCTCCGGGAAGGTCGAGGACATGGGGGAGGACGTCCGCAGCCTGCTCGACATCTACGAGATGGTGACGCGCGGGATCAACCCCTTCGTCGACGACGTGCAGGGCGGAGGAGACCTCGGCGGCGAGGGCGACTTCGGCCTGTTCGACGACGCGGGCGGCGACGGCGGCGACGACGAGGAGGACCTCGACGAGGACCTCGCCAGCGCCGACGCGGAGGGGTTCTTCGACGAGGACCTCGCCGGCGACGGGATGGACGACCTCGACGAGATGGACGAGGGCGACGACCTCGACGGGATGGACGACGAGGACGACCTCGGCGACATGGAGGGGATGGACGAGGCGGACGGCTTCGACGACGACCTCGACGGCTTCGGGGACGACGACGCGGATGACACCGATTCAGACACCATGGCGACCGACAACGGCGGCGGAAAGAGTTTCAGTGAACTGAAAGACGAGTACGAGTCGGGCGACGCCGACTGGGACGAGGGCGAGGCCCCGGACGACGGGGAGGGCGACGCGCTCGACGCCCTCGACGCCGAGCCGGAGTCCAACGGCCACGACGAGGCCGGCGACCTCGGAATGGGCGGCGAGGAGGAGCCGGAACCCGATCCGGATCCGGCCCCCGAATCGACGGCCGGCCCGACGGACCCGAGCCGACGCGGCGAGGGCGTCGACGAGAACGGCGGCTTCGAGTTCGTCGAGGAGGACGACCTCTCCGACGAGCCGGACAAGCCGTACCTCACGAGCCTGCCGGGCGACTACGTGGGCGACCTGATGGTGATGGAGTGGCTGGAGTTCCTCGTCGAGGAGTCGACCACGACCGACGCGGTGCGCGCGGTCAACTACTACGAGCGCGTCGAGTGGATCGACGAGGAGGTCGCCGACCAGCTCAAGGGATTCCTCTCGGGCTTCGGCGACATCGACCGCAACCTCATGGACCGTCCCGGCACCGACCACCTCGACCTGGACCACCACACGCGCTCGCTCAAGTACATCATGCAGTTGACCGACGCCACGGCCGAGTCCGTCGTCATCGACCGGTGGCCGCAGCTCTCGGGGGGCATGCATGGGCCTCAGCGTTAG
- a CDS encoding flagellin: MGLSVSASAGVVFLGVFLAVGIVYPAAANGFEQVSDARHDAADRALERANTGVDVTNATYYSGNDTVVVLADNDGTTTVGVNDATLLVDNEIPPEANVTRSVEGDAATALWLPGETARFEIEVGATAPNRTQVVVEHGVRDAIEVN; the protein is encoded by the coding sequence ATGGGCCTCAGCGTTAGTGCCTCTGCTGGTGTCGTCTTCCTCGGCGTGTTCCTCGCGGTCGGCATCGTCTACCCCGCCGCGGCCAACGGCTTCGAGCAGGTGAGCGACGCACGCCACGACGCCGCCGACCGCGCGCTCGAGCGCGCGAACACCGGCGTCGACGTGACGAACGCGACGTACTACTCGGGCAACGACACCGTGGTCGTGCTCGCCGACAACGACGGGACGACGACGGTCGGCGTGAACGACGCGACGCTGCTCGTCGACAACGAGATCCCGCCGGAGGCGAACGTCACCCGGTCGGTCGAGGGCGACGCCGCGACGGCCCTGTGGCTCCCCGGGGAGACGGCCCGGTTCGAGATCGAGGTCGGCGCGACCGCGCCGAACCGCACGCAGGTCGTCGTCGAGCACGGCGTCCGCGACGCGATCGAGGTGAACTGA
- a CDS encoding flagellar protein G, with protein sequence MAGGSAAELILFIAAIVIAASVAGTLTNEVDRVSDAISAKSLDVAGEIRADAEIVSDAGAQVYNRSGDENVTIHVRNTGASDLPAEPGTFDVLLDGEYQTGVNVSVVGGGEIWHRGDVVRLEFSTPDLPDGDHRLKLVVSGDEEVFRFRS encoded by the coding sequence ATGGCGGGTGGGAGCGCCGCCGAGCTCATCCTGTTCATCGCGGCCATCGTCATCGCGGCGTCGGTCGCCGGCACCCTGACGAACGAGGTCGACCGCGTCAGCGACGCCATCTCGGCGAAGTCGCTCGACGTGGCCGGCGAGATCCGCGCCGACGCCGAGATCGTCTCCGACGCCGGCGCGCAGGTGTACAACCGCTCCGGCGACGAGAACGTCACCATCCACGTCCGTAACACGGGTGCATCGGATCTCCCGGCGGAGCCGGGGACGTTCGACGTCCTCCTGGACGGCGAGTACCAGACGGGCGTGAACGTCTCCGTCGTCGGCGGCGGCGAGATCTGGCACCGCGGCGACGTGGTTCGCCTCGAGTTCTCGACGCCGGACCTCCCCGACGGCGACCACCGGCTGAAGCTGGTCGTCAGCGGCGACGAGGAAGTGTTCCGATTCAGATCCTAA
- a CDS encoding ATPase domain-containing protein, translated as MSRAQQNTLLSIGLPERDQLNKELGGGIPRGSIVLMEGDYGAGKSALSQRFAYGLVDEGASVTLLSTELTVSGFIDQMYSLRYDVTKPLLNEELLFLAADFDSGGNFSESDADRKELLKRLMEAETMWNSDVIILDTFDSILRNDPTFEALVRNNDERQAALEIISFFRDMISSGKVIVLTVDPSAVGDDAIGPFRSIADVFFELQMVEVGSDVRRNISVKRFAGMGSQVGDSIGFSVRSGTGIVIESRSVA; from the coding sequence ATGTCACGAGCACAACAGAACACGCTGCTGTCGATCGGCCTGCCCGAGCGCGACCAACTGAACAAGGAACTCGGCGGGGGGATCCCCCGCGGGTCCATCGTCCTCATGGAGGGCGACTACGGCGCCGGGAAGTCGGCGCTGTCCCAGCGGTTCGCGTACGGCCTCGTCGACGAGGGCGCGTCCGTCACCCTGCTGTCGACGGAGCTGACCGTCTCGGGGTTCATCGACCAGATGTACTCGCTGCGCTACGACGTGACGAAGCCGCTGCTCAACGAGGAGCTGCTGTTTCTCGCGGCGGACTTCGACTCCGGCGGCAACTTCTCCGAGAGCGACGCCGACCGCAAGGAGCTGCTCAAGCGCCTGATGGAGGCGGAGACGATGTGGAACTCCGACGTGATCATCCTCGACACGTTCGACTCCATCCTCCGCAACGACCCCACCTTCGAGGCGCTCGTGCGCAACAACGACGAGCGGCAGGCCGCCCTGGAGATCATCTCGTTCTTCCGCGACATGATCTCCTCGGGCAAGGTGATCGTGCTCACCGTCGACCCCTCCGCCGTCGGCGACGACGCCATCGGCCCGTTCCGCTCGATCGCCGACGTGTTCTTCGAGCTGCAGATGGTCGAGGTCGGCTCCGACGTGCGCCGGAATATCTCCGTCAAGCGCTTCGCCGGGATGGGAAGCCAGGTCGGCGACTCGATCGGCTTCTCGGTGCGCTCGGGCACCGGGATCGTCATCGAATCGCGCAGCGTCGCCTGA
- a CDS encoding type II/IV secretion system ATPase subunit, translating into MTDQGQANPSSELKQLAMKRPHLREHLQKFKQITGEFPMFVDEIEGEHEARRPNVLYPVGGPIFCHVYGDFGQDTKYYTVEPTLSGAEEEVLDTVKSKLLRQSGHKPAPEGESGYDDLIEELLEDVTAVTEEQGQRNVLSTIKNFGRVEVSKQTYDNIRYRLNRDIVGFGPLEPVMRDPENEDIHVIGPKECHVDHGVFGMLETTVDFGTPTEFDNWLRNMGERMGDPVSDSNPIIDSTLPDGSRINIIYSDDVSIKGSSLTIRQGEETPLSINQITKWGTLSPELAAYLWLCLENEQTVFVVGETASGKTTTLNAVLSYIPRDSKIYTAEDTAEVVPPHSTWQQLLTREGDGGDSNDVDMFDLVAAALRSRPDYIIVGEVRGAEGRMAFQAAQTGHPVMLTFHASDIVSMIQRFTSEPINVPETFMDVADVALFQNRVKQGDDVLRRVTSVQEIEGYSKEMDGVVTRQVFDWDPVEDEIVFRGRNNSYVLEEQIATLLGYADTRDIYDDLSFRAELIERMIQEGILGYHEVNEAITSFQRDGVDGLPFDMHRTT; encoded by the coding sequence ATGACAGATCAAGGACAGGCGAACCCCTCGAGCGAGCTGAAGCAGCTGGCGATGAAGCGGCCGCATCTGCGCGAGCACCTGCAGAAGTTCAAGCAGATCACGGGGGAGTTCCCGATGTTCGTCGACGAGATCGAGGGCGAACACGAGGCCCGCCGCCCGAACGTGCTGTACCCGGTCGGCGGCCCGATCTTCTGTCACGTGTACGGCGACTTCGGACAGGACACGAAGTACTACACCGTCGAGCCGACGCTGTCGGGCGCCGAGGAGGAGGTGCTCGACACGGTGAAATCGAAGCTGCTGCGCCAGAGCGGCCACAAGCCCGCCCCCGAGGGGGAGTCGGGATACGACGACCTCATCGAGGAACTGCTGGAGGACGTCACCGCCGTCACCGAGGAACAGGGCCAGCGCAACGTCCTCTCGACGATCAAGAACTTCGGCCGCGTCGAGGTGTCGAAACAGACGTACGACAACATCCGCTACCGGCTCAACCGTGACATCGTCGGGTTCGGGCCGCTGGAGCCGGTCATGCGCGACCCGGAGAACGAGGACATCCACGTCATCGGCCCGAAGGAGTGCCACGTCGACCACGGCGTCTTCGGCATGCTGGAGACGACCGTCGACTTCGGGACGCCAACGGAGTTCGACAACTGGCTGCGCAACATGGGCGAGCGGATGGGCGACCCCGTCTCCGACTCCAACCCCATCATCGACTCGACGCTGCCGGACGGGTCGCGTATCAACATCATCTACTCCGACGACGTGTCGATCAAGGGCTCCTCGCTCACCATCCGCCAGGGCGAGGAGACGCCCCTCTCGATCAACCAGATCACGAAGTGGGGAACGCTCAGCCCCGAACTGGCGGCGTACCTCTGGCTGTGTCTGGAGAACGAGCAGACCGTCTTCGTCGTCGGGGAGACGGCGTCCGGGAAGACGACGACGCTCAACGCCGTCCTCTCGTACATCCCCCGGGACTCGAAGATCTACACCGCGGAGGACACCGCGGAGGTCGTCCCGCCCCACAGCACGTGGCAGCAGCTCCTGACGCGGGAGGGCGACGGCGGCGATTCCAACGACGTGGACATGTTCGACCTCGTCGCCGCCGCGCTGCGCTCGCGCCCCGACTACATCATCGTGGGTGAGGTCCGCGGCGCCGAGGGTCGCATGGCGTTCCAGGCGGCCCAGACGGGTCACCCGGTCATGCTGACGTTCCACGCCTCCGACATCGTCTCGATGATCCAGCGGTTCACCTCCGAGCCGATCAACGTCCCGGAGACGTTCATGGACGTGGCCGACGTGGCGCTGTTCCAGAACCGCGTCAAGCAGGGGGACGACGTGCTGCGTCGGGTCACCTCGGTGCAGGAGATCGAGGGGTACTCCAAGGAGATGGACGGCGTCGTCACCCGGCAGGTGTTCGACTGGGACCCCGTGGAAGACGAGATCGTCTTCCGCGGGCGCAACAACTCCTACGTGCTCGAAGAGCAGATCGCGACGCTGCTGGGCTACGCCGACACCCGCGACATCTACGACGACCTGAGCTTCCGCGCGGAGCTCATCGAGCGGATGATCCAGGAGGGCATCCTCGGCTACCACGAGGTGAACGAGGCGATCACCTCCTTCCAGCGCGACGGCGTCGACGGGCTCCCCTTCGACATGCACCGCACGACCTGA
- the flaJ gene encoding archaellar assembly protein FlaJ has product MSTNSASASDFFPDSAAELAADLVASYDALDMSKRKYVGYILAPSAAFFLLTIVGAFLLPLPVTVRLPIPALGTLILVAAVFYPKLYLNGRQVAIENQLHLVMTHMTVLSTTNIDRMEVFRTLATEEEYGAAADELARVVHLVDTWNQSLDDALRRRAKEVPSDVFSDFFDRLGYTIGAGQTLDDFLLSEQDAVIQNYITVYEGALANLEVMKDLYMSMILSMTFALVFAIVLPILTGDNPTLTVSAVIVLFMLVQLGFYVVIRAMAPHDPVWFHSEEGAPSDFRLWSSFAVGVFGTAALVVFVGAGLFNVGPGLRGLLFFLEDIPLALYICVPITPMAITGVMLRFEERNIEERDGEFPSFIRALGAAESAKQSTTGDVLATLHKKDFGALTPAIVRLYRRLNIRISSEQAWYTFATDTRSYLIQKFSDMYLEGRSMGGRPKLLGELISQNMNTVMQLREQRRQATVTMIGLLYGITSASAFAFFIGLQVVNILADLSQQFNITNAGGVGKIIYAGVYDIALIEFLLLLVILFNAVLSSVMIRTIDGGNKANAYLHFVLMTWLGSGVAIFTKHLVSAILTI; this is encoded by the coding sequence ATGAGCACGAACAGCGCGTCCGCGTCCGACTTCTTCCCCGACTCCGCAGCGGAGCTCGCCGCCGATCTGGTGGCGTCGTACGACGCGCTGGACATGTCCAAGCGGAAGTACGTCGGCTACATCCTGGCCCCTTCGGCGGCGTTCTTCCTGCTCACGATCGTCGGCGCGTTCCTGCTCCCGCTGCCGGTGACGGTCCGCCTGCCGATCCCCGCGCTCGGGACCCTGATACTCGTCGCGGCGGTGTTCTACCCGAAGCTGTACCTCAACGGCCGCCAGGTCGCCATCGAGAACCAGCTCCACCTGGTGATGACGCACATGACGGTGCTGTCGACGACGAACATCGACCGCATGGAGGTGTTCCGGACGCTCGCGACCGAGGAGGAGTACGGCGCCGCCGCAGACGAGCTCGCGCGCGTCGTCCACCTCGTCGACACGTGGAACCAGTCGCTCGACGACGCGCTGCGCCGGCGGGCGAAGGAGGTCCCCTCGGACGTGTTCTCGGACTTCTTCGACCGCCTCGGCTACACCATCGGCGCCGGGCAGACCCTCGACGACTTCCTGCTGTCCGAGCAGGACGCGGTCATCCAGAACTACATCACGGTGTACGAGGGGGCGCTGGCGAACCTGGAGGTCATGAAGGACCTCTACATGTCGATGATCCTCTCGATGACGTTCGCGCTGGTGTTCGCCATCGTCCTCCCGATCCTCACCGGCGACAACCCGACGCTCACCGTCTCGGCGGTCATCGTCCTGTTCATGCTGGTGCAGTTGGGCTTCTACGTCGTCATCCGGGCGATGGCCCCCCACGACCCCGTCTGGTTCCACTCCGAGGAGGGGGCGCCCTCGGACTTCCGGCTGTGGTCCAGCTTCGCGGTCGGCGTCTTCGGGACCGCCGCGCTCGTCGTCTTCGTCGGCGCCGGCCTGTTCAACGTCGGGCCGGGGCTGCGCGGGCTGCTCTTCTTCCTCGAGGACATCCCGCTCGCGCTGTACATCTGCGTCCCGATCACGCCGATGGCGATCACCGGGGTGATGCTCCGGTTCGAGGAGCGCAACATCGAGGAGCGGGACGGGGAGTTCCCGTCGTTCATCCGCGCGCTCGGTGCCGCCGAGTCGGCCAAACAGTCGACGACCGGCGACGTGCTCGCGACGCTCCACAAGAAGGACTTCGGCGCGCTCACGCCGGCGATCGTCCGCCTGTACCGCCGGCTCAACATCCGGATCAGCTCCGAGCAGGCGTGGTACACCTTCGCGACGGACACGCGCTCGTATCTCATCCAGAAGTTCTCGGACATGTACCTCGAGGGGCGCTCGATGGGCGGCCGGCCGAAGCTGCTCGGCGAGCTCATCTCCCAGAACATGAACACCGTCATGCAGCTGCGCGAGCAGCGCCGGCAGGCGACGGTGACGATGATCGGGCTGCTGTACGGGATCACCTCCGCGTCGGCGTTCGCGTTCTTCATCGGCCTGCAGGTCGTGAACATCCTCGCGGACCTGTCCCAGCAGTTCAACATCACCAACGCCGGCGGCGTCGGCAAGATCATCTACGCCGGGGTGTACGACATCGCGCTCATCGAGTTCCTGCTCCTGCTGGTCATCCTGTTCAACGCCGTGCTCTCGTCGGTGATGATCCGCACCATCGACGGCGGCAACAAGGCGAACGCCTACCTCCACTTCGTGCTCATGACGTGGCTCGGCTCCGGCGTCGCCATCTTCACGAAACACCTCGTCAGCGCGATCCTCACGATCTGA
- a CDS encoding carbon starvation CstA family protein, whose protein sequence is MVAAMWLVIGVLALFSAGYLGYSRYLAQFVELDEDRETPAHKYEDGQEYVPAKKPVLLGHHYSSIAGGAPIVGPITAGVVWGWVPAILWIAIGNPLMGSVHDFVSLSASLRHEGKSIGYIIGEYVGERGKNMLLWFAFLTIVLVVAVFALVVAIVFNAYPEAATASLIYIGLAVLFGVYLYQLNLSFIPGTIAFVAAMFAGVYVGTLVPVALFEPAARAPAQTIVLLGSGGSWIPGAGALGANTAAWIPIILVYGALASALPVWVLLQPRDYLSSFLLYSGVGGALLAIIVGTLGGAMGIGAITPSQPLTTQLEPFYGFIGRSGAPLFPLLFITIACGTISGFHSLVSSGTTSKQLNKETDARAIGYGGMLGEGLLATVALITVALVAPEVGGGIGLALPTFATGGGLILTSFGIPTSFGGPFMALVLVSFLLTSTDTAVRLGRYMMEEIVGTPESPVESFAADRYGNAVVQAVPAYVMITSGSWLTLWQLFGGANQLLAALALLTATVWLANWSDSKQLISTGGPMVVMVTITVLGLLWLALHDNIYAKFLNDAWMAEAGAFAMLSAVVQIAIAFTLIYLALSLVKMGYDNIQEARRGTGGAVATDGGQADD, encoded by the coding sequence ATGGTGGCAGCAATGTGGCTGGTGATCGGGGTACTCGCACTGTTCAGTGCGGGGTATCTCGGGTACTCGCGGTATCTCGCACAGTTCGTCGAACTGGACGAGGACCGGGAGACGCCGGCACACAAATACGAGGACGGACAGGAGTACGTTCCGGCGAAGAAGCCGGTACTCTTGGGGCATCACTATTCGAGTATCGCTGGCGGCGCGCCCATCGTGGGTCCCATCACCGCGGGTGTCGTGTGGGGCTGGGTACCCGCGATCTTGTGGATCGCCATCGGCAACCCGCTGATGGGGTCGGTCCACGACTTCGTCTCGCTGTCGGCGAGCCTCCGACACGAGGGGAAGTCGATCGGGTACATCATCGGCGAGTACGTGGGCGAGCGCGGCAAGAACATGCTGCTGTGGTTCGCGTTCCTCACGATCGTGCTCGTCGTCGCGGTGTTCGCACTCGTGGTCGCGATCGTGTTCAACGCGTACCCCGAGGCGGCGACCGCGAGCCTGATCTACATCGGGTTGGCGGTGCTGTTCGGCGTGTACCTGTACCAGCTGAACCTCTCGTTCATCCCGGGGACGATCGCGTTCGTCGCCGCGATGTTCGCGGGCGTGTACGTCGGGACGCTGGTCCCGGTCGCGCTGTTCGAGCCGGCCGCACGTGCGCCCGCACAGACGATCGTTCTGCTGGGCAGCGGCGGGTCGTGGATCCCCGGCGCGGGCGCGCTCGGCGCCAACACCGCCGCGTGGATCCCGATCATCCTCGTGTACGGGGCGCTCGCGAGCGCGCTTCCGGTGTGGGTGCTGCTGCAGCCGCGTGACTACCTCTCGTCGTTCCTCCTGTACTCGGGGGTCGGCGGGGCACTGCTGGCGATCATCGTCGGCACGCTGGGCGGCGCGATGGGCATCGGCGCGATCACGCCGAGCCAGCCGCTCACCACGCAACTCGAACCGTTCTACGGGTTCATCGGCCGCTCCGGCGCGCCGCTGTTCCCGCTGCTGTTCATCACCATCGCGTGCGGGACCATCTCCGGGTTCCACTCGCTGGTGTCGTCGGGGACGACCTCGAAGCAGCTGAACAAGGAGACCGACGCGCGCGCGATCGGCTACGGCGGGATGCTCGGCGAGGGACTGCTCGCCACCGTCGCGCTGATCACGGTCGCGCTCGTCGCGCCCGAGGTCGGCGGCGGCATCGGCCTCGCGCTGCCGACGTTCGCGACCGGCGGCGGGCTCATCCTGACGAGCTTCGGCATCCCGACCTCCTTCGGCGGCCCGTTCATGGCGCTGGTGCTCGTGAGCTTCCTGCTCACGTCGACCGACACCGCCGTCCGGCTGGGTCGGTACATGATGGAGGAGATCGTCGGCACGCCCGAGTCGCCGGTCGAGTCGTTCGCGGCCGACCGCTACGGCAACGCGGTCGTGCAGGCGGTGCCCGCGTACGTCATGATCACGAGCGGCTCGTGGCTGACGCTGTGGCAGCTGTTCGGCGGCGCGAACCAGCTGCTCGCTGCGCTGGCGCTGCTCACCGCGACGGTGTGGCTCGCCAACTGGAGCGACTCGAAGCAGCTCATCTCCACCGGCGGCCCGATGGTGGTCATGGTGACGATCACCGTTCTCGGGCTGCTGTGGCTCGCGCTCCACGACAACATCTACGCGAAGTTCCTCAACGACGCGTGGATGGCCGAGGCGGGGGCCTTCGCGATGCTGTCGGCGGTCGTCCAGATCGCCATCGCGTTCACCCTGATCTACCTGGCGCTGTCGCTGGTCAAGATGGGGTACGACAACATCCAGGAGGCCCGCAGGGGCACGGGCGGCGCGGTCGCCACCGACGGCGGCCAGGCCGACGACTGA